The following is a genomic window from Pseudomonas purpurea.
AACTCACCGCCCCACAGGCTGCCGTCGTCGCCGTAACCGCTGCCGTCCAGTGCAATGCCCAGCACGGGCGGGGTGTCCAGATCGACGTTGTTGTCCGCCAGGCACGCGGCGATATGCGCGTGATGATGCTGAACCTCGACCAATTGCAACCCTTCGGCCTCGGCCCAGTCATGGCCGAGTTTGCTCGACAGGTATTCGGGGTGACGATCAATCGCCAGCACGCGGGGGCGGTGTTCAAACAATTGCAGGTACAGCGCCAGCGTCTGCCGGTAAGCCTTGTTGGCCCGTGCATTGGCCAGGTTGCCCACGTGCTGGGACAGGATCGCCTGGCCATCCTTGATCAGGCAGAAGCTGTTCTTCAGCTCGCCGCCCAGGGCCAACACCGCCGGCGCCTGACGAAACCCCGTCGGCAGACGAAGGGGCGTCGGTGCATAACCGCGGGCACGTCGCAGGAGGGCGGGGCTGTCGGCCACCAGCCGGGCGACCGAGTCGTCGAGTCGGTTGACGATGTCCCGGTCGTGCAGCAGTAGTGCATCGGCGATATCGCCCAGGCGTTTGCGTGCTTCGTCGTTGCCGGTGCACTGCGGCTCGTCGCTGCGGTTGCCGCTGGTGAGCACGATGGGCTCTTCCAACCCGGCCATCAACAGGTGATGCAGTGGCGAGTAGGGCAGCATGAAGCCGTAGCAAGATTGCCCCGGCGCAACGCCGTTGGGCAGCGATTCAGGCCCATCGCAAGGCAACAGGACAATCGGCGCGGCCGAGCTTTGCAGCAGGGTGATCTGCGCCGGGTTCAGCGTGCAGAAGCGGCGGATCATCTGAAGATCGCGGGCCATCAGGGCAAAGGGTTTGTGTTCGCGATGCTTGCGCTGACGCAGCCGGGCCAGCGCCTGGGCATTGGACGCATCGCAGGCCAGGTGCATGCCGCCGATCCCTTTGATGGCGACGATGTGCCCATTGCAGATAAGGCGCCGGGTCGCTTCGAGGGGCTCACCGCTGCAATCGACTGCCGAACCGGCGACGGCTTCCAGCCACAGGTGTGGGCCGCACACCGGGCAAGCGTTGGGCTGCGCGTGAAAGCGCCGGTCGGATGGGTCCTGATACTCGGCGAGGCAGGCCGGGCACTGGACGAACGCGACCATGCTGGTGTTGCCGCGATCGTAGGGAATGGCGCGGACAATCGACATGCGCGGCCCGCAATGGGTGCAGTTGGTAAAGGCGTAGCGGTAGCGGCGATTGTCGGGGTCAAGCACCTCGCTCAGGCACGCGGAGCAGGTCGCGGCGTCGGCGACAATCGCGGTATGCACCTGGCCGGCGACGCTCTTGAGGATGAGAAAATCGTTGACCGACGGCCCACCGCTCAGCGGGCTGCGTTCCAGTGCGTCGATTCGCGACAGCGGCGGTGCCTGCGCGTACAGACGTTGCACAAACTGCTCCCGCGCCGACGGCTCACCCCAGAGGTGGATCAGCACGCCCTCGGCGTCATTGCAAACATCACCGCTCAGCCCGCCATCACGGGCCAGCCGCCAGACGGTGGGCCGGAACCCGACGCCCTGGACCAGCCCACGGACCCGAATCGTTTCACCGGACCCTGAACCACCCGGTGCATTACGCGAAACCTGGCCAAGCTGTTCTGAAGTCCTGGTCATTGATACCTCCCGACCCTGCAATGACAGTCACATCTTGCGGATTTTCAGGTAGCGCTTGATGTCGTGCAGATTCGCCATCAGCGTCGCGCCAATCACCGCCAGCACCACAAATAGAAAAATCGTCCAGCCACTCATGTCGATCCTCCCGGAGCGATCAGGCTCCTCGTTCTTACACCTGAAATTCCTTCAGCAGGCCGAGTACTTCGGCGACGGCCTGTTCGGTGGCGTGCGTCACCGCATCGCTCAAGCCCATGTAGCCATGGTCGCCGCCCAGGTACGCCGGCTGACAGCAGACCATCAATACGCGCGGGCGCTGCGGCCCCAGCGTCGCGATAAACCGCAGGACGCTGGCCGGGTCCATGCCGTGGGGCGAGAGCAAGGCTTCACCCGGGTCGGGACCACCGGGGCCCGGCAGCTCGGGCTCGATCACATACACCGTGCCCGGCACTTCGCCCCGGTCCACGGTGTCGACCAGGATGACCGCGTCAAAGCCATCCATCAGCGCATAGCCCAGGTCCAGGCCACGGATGCCGAAATCCACCACGTCCACACCCGCCGGCAAGGTCAGGTGGCTCAACTGACGGGCGACCTCACAGCCAAAACCGTCATCACCCATGAAGATATTGCCGATCCCGGCGACCAGAATTTTCATGCCTGGGTGCCTCCTGTCGAGGGTGATTCCAGCGACTGAATTTCCTCGGGCGAGAAGAAAAACCGGTGCCCGGGCATCCGTTGCAGGCCCCACTCGCGGCCGGGGTCGTCGTCGATGGTCACCGCGACATGCACCCGATCTTCGAAATCACGTTCGATGGCTTCGATAACCGCGGTTTTACCGGCCAGTACCAGGTCCAGGGTGTCGCCACCGACCTTGGGTTGCAGGCGCACCCGGTCACCGACCCGCAGCGCCGTTCCACCATTGTGGTCATACACCCGGCGCGGGCTGGTCAGCGGCGGGTGTTGCGCCAGATGATCGTGCGGGTCACGCAATACGCCGTGCAGGCGCATGAAGCTGTCACCGTCCAGCGCTTCGGTGCGGCTCAGCAACGCCGCAGTCCGTGGGTCGAGGGCGGCCATTTCGCGTTTTTCGCCGTCGGTCATGGCCAGAATCCGCAGGCTGAGGATCTCGTCGATTTCCGTCGAGTCGAAGAATTCCCCGGCACTTTCGGGCGCCACGTGTGGGTAATCGTAGAGAATGATCGGCGAGGACAGCAGGATGTCGCGCGCGCCCGGTGAGCCGATCAGCACCGGGTAGGTGCCCAGATTCTCGCAACGGGAGGCCAGGTCCTTGAGCGACTCGGGCGGGTCCATCAGGCTGATGAAGTCGCCCTGTTCCACGGCGAGCAAAGTGTGGGTGGACGCGAACGAATAGAGGCTGGCCTGTTCACGGTCCGTCACGCTCGAGGGGTCCATGAGCGTGTGATTTTCGATGCGCACGGTCAGTCGGTAGACCTGTTCGGCCACGGGCTCCAGCGTCAGCTCGACCCGGCCCTCAATTGCGCATTGATTGCGCAGCAGCACGCCACGGATCGCGCCGTCATTGCTCAGCGGCTCCAGTTCGTGGCGCGCGTCGAAGGTGAAGGGCACTTGGCGCTGTCCGTCCAGCAATTCACTCAACGGACAGTCCACCACCCGTACGTCACGTTCGACGGCTTCCTGCCAGCCATGAAACTGCCGGTCGCCGAGGGTCAGCGAAGGCACAGGGGTAAAGTGCGCGGCGCTCAGGCCTTCCAAGTCTTCGGGCCAGGCCGGCAGCGGTGTTTTCAACTCCCCGACGTCACGGGCCAGCGGGTGCAGGAAGCGCACGCGCACTTCCAGGCGTGTCGCGGGGTCACCTTCGATCAGGCATTGCGTCTGCATCTGCCAGGGCTCGGCGCCTTCGGTGGCGTCGAAGTAGACCTTTGGATAAATCCCGCCGAAGGTCCAGCGCTGACGGTTTTTCGCGCTGGTGGAACGGTAGGGATACAGGATGTAGCCCTCGTACAGGACGGCATCGACCACGGGTTGCACGTGCGTCATGTTCATGAGGCGGCCCTCTTGAGGTCGGCCAGTAAACCGAGCAAGGCTTCATCGAACCCCGGATGGCCGTGCCGACGCTTGTACTCGTACAACGCGTCGAATACCTGGCGGTTCACGCACAACCAGCTCTGGTTGGGGTAGTAGAGGTCCATCAGGTCTTTCCAGACCTGAACGGGCAGGGCGTAACGGGCCTCTTCGCTCCACGAGATCAGGTCCATCGCCAGCGCGCCGTCGTCATCGCGGTAGAACACACTGCCGGAATACAGCAGCACCAGCGGCACCACGCCTTGCTCCAGGCCATGAAAGTACTTGGTCGCGGCAAGGTTGAAGTCGAAGCTGCACGGGATCGGCAGGTTCACTTCGGTGCAGTCCCCTGAAAACCCCGGCACGACAACGGTGGCGTGGGTCCAGAGCAGACTGCGCAAGGTTTGGCTCCAGCGTGAAGGCTCGCCGAACAAATCGCTCAGGCGTGCCTGCTCGGCAGGGGCGTAATGGCGCCGGGTGGTTTCGATGCGGATTTGGCACTGCAACGCCACGCTCTGGATCGGCACGGGCCGTCCGCGCTGGTGGATGCGGAGTGCCAGGTTCAGGGTCGGGGCGGCGGTGTATGCATCGGGCGCGGCGCCCAGCACCGTGAAATTCAGTTCAGGCATCGACGTGGCCTCCGGCATGGGTCTCGGCCCGCAGCTGTTCAAAGAAGCGCGACTGCACGGCGTGCGACTCCTGGCCACCGGACAAACCATGCCAGTGGCTGCGGATCAGCCCGACCAGCTCATAGCAACGGTCGATGGGAATGCGGTAGTACTCGCGCGCGTCGCCCATGCGGTTCACCAGCAGTGCTTCGACATCTGGCTGCAATTCATGGAGGACCGGGTTAGCCGTCGCGAGGTCAGCCCAGTGTTGCAGCGCCAGTTTCGACTCGGTTGCGCCGGCCGGGCCGGGGTACAGGGCCAGCACCCGCGATTGCGGCGAACTGTGAACGAAGAACGCCAGGTTGATCGGGATCAGCAAGTCGTCCCATTGTGCGTCGCTGAGCTGGAACCCATTCAAGCGCGTCACGCCGTGTGGCACGCGCCGGTAACGACGGGCTTCGGGGCTGTCGAACAGCAGGGCGCAGGCCTGGCAGGCGCAGAGCAAACGGCGGGTGTCGGGTTCGATCAGGTGATCGTGTTCATGCCCGATTTCGGCGTAGCACAACTCGCAATGCTCGACCGGTTTGCGCTCGATGCCCAGAAAACCCTTGAGCGCGGCCACCCAGTCTTCCGGTGGTTCGAGGGTGGCGTCAGTCATGGATTGATCCTCGCTGGGCGCTCGTGACGCCTCTGATGGCGGGCAACCCCGCCCAAGCCTGTTACTTGTCAGCCGCAACGGGCTGGGACACCCACACCAACGGCACAAAACCGTCCTGCGCGGTCAGGGTGTTCAGGCCGTCGATCAGCAACTCGTCAGCATCGGGGACCATTTCCTGCATCACGTCTTCAATTTCCCGACGCAACACTTCGGGGGGCGGCAACACGCCATTCGGGTCGCTGGCGCTGACACGGATGCGTACCACCGTGCTTTCGACCGCGACAAAATCGGCGCGCACGTTTTTAACCCCCAGGTGCGGGCGCAAGCGCTCGACGGCTTTGCGGGCACGGGTGGCCAGGTCTTCCGGATGCAGGTCGTGCAACAGCAACAACCCACGCACCCTGGGGTTGGCGATAAAGCGTGGCAGCAACGTATCGGCGGGCTGGGAACCGGTGTCCTTGATGATCTCCAGCAGGTCCGTGAGCCCCAGGCTGTGCAGGCGGATCACCACCCGCAGCAGTTCCTGGGCCGCGCTTTTCGCGGTGTCATCCGCCAGTTCGTCCAGCGTACCCAACAGCTCTTGCAGGCGCGCGACTTGCTCATCCATTTCCTGCTGGCGGGATCCGCTCACGATGTCGAACCCTCGTCGTCAGTTTCCAGCGGCTGGCCGAGCCCGCCGTTGCTGGGGGCGTGAACCACCTTGAGGGTTTTGCCGTTGCCCAGGTACATGTGCACGCCACACGGCAGGCACGGGTCAAAGCTGCGCACCGCCCGCATGATGTCGATGCCCTTGAAGGTGTCCGGGCCGTTCTCTTCGAAAATCGGCGTGTTCTGCACCGCGTCCTCGTAAGGCCCGGGCGTACCGTAGACATCGCGAGGGCTGGCGTTCCAGGGCGTTGGCGGGTAGGGGTGATAGTTGGCGATCTTGCCGTTCCTGATCACCAGGTGATGGGACAACACCCCGCGAACGGCTTCGTGGAAACCACAACCGATGGCCTCATTGGGCACGGTGAACTCGGTCCAGGTCTTGGTATGGCCAGCCTGCAATTCGGCCAGCGCTTTTTCGACAAAATGCAGGGCGCAGCACGCGGCGTAGACCTGGAAGTAGGTCCGGGCGCGGTCGCGCTCGATGGCATTGCTCCACTTCGGTATGTGCCATTCAAACTCGACTTCGGGTTTGAGCGCGGTTTGCGGCAGGTACATTTTCACGCTCGTACCGGTCGCCTTGATGTAGCCGATGTCGACCAGTCCGGCCAACGCCGTGGCCCAGAGCCGTGCCAGCGCGCCGCCGCCGGTGTCCAGCGCCAGGTGTTCGCCGGTGCGTTTGTCCAGCCAGCGCGGGGACATGACCCAGGAATACTTGTCGTCGAAGTCGCGTTTCTGTGGACGCGGCACGGTGGTCTGGTTCCAGGGATGGTTGATGTCCACCACGTTGCCCAACGGGTCTTTTTCCACCAGTTTTTCGCGTTTTTCCCAACTCTCGTAGTAGGAACTGCCCAGGAGGATGCGCATTTGCAGGTTGATTTCCACCAGGTCGGTGGTCACCAGCACGCCGTCGACGACGACGCCGGGGGTGACGAACATCGCCCGGCCCCATTCCGTCATGTGGTGGTACTGGTAATCGCAATGCACCGGGTTGTTGAACGAGCCCCAGCAACCGAGCAGGATCCGCCGCCGCCCGACTTCCTCATAACCGGGCAGGGCTTCGTAGAAGAAGTCGAAGATGTCGTCATGCAGTGGCAGGCAGCGTTTCATGAACTCGCAGTACTTCATCAGGCGAGTCAGGTAGTCGGTGAACAGTTGAACGGTGGGCACTGTGCCGACGCCACCGGGGTAGATCGTGGACGGGTGAACGTGGCGGCCTTCCATCAGGCAGATCATTTCACGGGTGTAGCGCGAGACCATCAGGGTTTCGCGGTAGAACTCGCCTTCGAACGGGTTGAGGGCGGTCATGATGTCGGCGATGGTCTTGTAGCCGTGCTTGTCGGCATTCGGGGCCGGGGTTTGCTGTGCCTGCTGCCAGACGCCGGGGTTGGTCTCCTGGACCATTTTGGCGCAGAAGTCGACCATCAACAGGTTGTCCTGAAAGATGTTGTGGTCGAACATGTACTCGGCTGCTTCACCCAGGTTGATGATCCATTCGGCAATCGCGGGCGGGCGGATGCCATAGGCCATGTTCTGCGCATAGACCGAGCACACGCAGTGGTTATCGCCACAGATGCCGCAAATGCGGCTGGTGATGAAGTGCGCGTCGCGCGGGTCCTTGCCTTTCATGAACACCGAGTACCCGCGAAAGATCGACGACGTGCTGTGGCACTCGGCGACTTCACGGTTTTCGAAGTCGATTTTGGTGTAGATGCCCAAGCTGCCGACGATCCGGGTGATCGGGTCCCAGTTCATCGCAACCAGTTTTGCCGGTTTCTTGTCGGTCGCGTCCCCAGGTTGCGTGACAGCGTCGTGTTCGGTGATCGCCATGGAATGTTCCTCCTGGCTCGGTTCAGGTGGCTCTAGCGACGAATTTCGGGAGGCGGACTGGTGGTCAATTCCGGCCGGTTATGACGCCATTTAGGTTCTTTGTTCAGGGTGTCGTTGGTGAACCCGCGCAGCCACTTGACCAATTTGCCGTACGGCCGGACGAGGTTGGAGGAGAACACCGCGCCGGGTGGCTCATCCATGAACGGCATGAACTTGTCGGGGAAGCCGGGCATGGTGCAGCCGATGCAGATACCCCCGACATTCGGGCAACCGCCGATGCCGTCCATCCAACCGCGTTTGGGCACGTTGCACTGCACCACCGGGCCCCAGCAGCCGAGTTTGACCAGGCACTGCGGCTGGCCATATTCGGTGGCGAAGCTGGCCTGTTCGTAGTAACCCGCACGGTCGCAGCCTTCGTGCACCGTTTTGCCGAACAGCCACGTCGGACGACCGGCATCGTCCAGCGGAATCATCGGCGCGACGCCGGCCAACTGACGCAGCAGGTAGAGCAGGGTTTCCATGAAGTTGTCCGGCTGCACCGGGCAACCCGGCACGTTCACCACTGGCAGGCCGGCCTTGGATTTCCAGTTCCAGCCCAGGTAGTCGTTGACGCCCATGCAGCCCGTGACATTGCCCTGCATCGCATGGATCCCGCCATACGTGGCACAGGTGCCGCAAGCCACCACGGCCAGTGCCTTGGGACTCAAGCGGTCGAGCCATTCGGGGATGGTGATCGGTTCACCGGTTTGCGGGTCGTTGCCCATGTAGGCCCAGTACCCTTCACCGCTGAGGTTTTCGTTGGGAATGGAGCCTTCCATCACCAGCACGAAATCAATCTCGCCGCGTGCAGCCTGGTGCCAGTACTGCATCAACTCTTCACCGACTTCGTAACACAGGTCGGGGTTATGCAAATGGACCTTCGGCAAGCCCGGAATCGCGCCCAGCACCACGTCTTCGATGCTCGGCAGGGTTGCGGCGGTGATCGAGATCGAGTCGCCGTCACAGCTCATGCCGTCATTGATCCAGATAATGTGGACTTCTTTGAGGTCGGGTTTGCGTTGGGTCTTGCGTCCGTAGGGGACGGCGTTCGTCTCGGCCATGGTCTTTGCCTCCTGATCGCATGTGTCCATGCCTTGCAGGGTCGGTCGATGAGTCAAACAGGGGCGCCACCAGACCGGGCTACACCTGTAGGGTTGTATCCCAACGCTCGGGACGCGACCAAGCGTGCGACTACCTAGGGGTGACTACCCAGGTCGGTTTCAGGAGCGAGGAGGAGGGCTGGCGCGCTTCATAAATGCAGTTGGTGGATACCGCACAGCACCGCCATGGTGATGAGTTCGGCGGTCGAGCGGGCCTGCATCTTGAGCATCAGGTGCTCGCGATGGTGTTCGACGGTACGCGGGCTGATCATCAGCTCCCGGGCGATGCGTTTATTGGGCAGGTCCGAGACCACCAGCGCAAAAACCTGCTGCTCGCGAGGCGACAGGTTGCGAAAGCGCTGCTGCACCAACGCCTGCTCCCGGGCCAGTCGGCGGTCGTCGAGGTCCTTCTCCAGTGCAAGCTGCACGCTGGCCAGCAGTTCTTTTTCGCTGAACGGTTTTTCCAGAAAGTCCACCGCACCGCACTTGAGCGCGGCCACTGCCGTGCGGGCGTTGGCGTGACCGCTGATGAAGATGATGGGGAGGCGGGCGTGCAACGCTTTGAGCTTTTGTTGCAGCTCCAGCCCGGTGGTGCCCGGCATTCGCAGGTCCGTGATCAGGCAACCAGGTTGCTGCGGGTCAAAACCGTCGAGAAAGGTGTTCGCGCAAGTGTAGGTGCGTACGCCCAGGCCGCTGGCTTTCAGCGTGCGCTCAAGCGCGGCGAGAAACAGCCGGTCATCGTCCACCACATGGATAACGGGGTCAGTCGTCATGGCCATTACCGTGCAGGGTCGGCAAGGTGAAATGCACCGTTGCCCCGTGGGTCGAACGGGCATCGGCCCACAGTTTGCCGCCGTGGGTCTCGATGATGGTGCGGCTGATGGACAACCCCAGGCCCATGCCTCGGCGCTTGGTGGTGTAGAACGGGTTGAACATGCGCTCGATCTGCCTGGGGTCCAGGCCCGGCCCGGTGTCTGCCACGCTGACCTGAATCTGCCCCGACGGTTGTTCGCGGGCTTTGATCATCAACCGATTACGGACCCCGCCATTTTCGCGCATGGCTTCGATGCTGTTATGCGCCAGGTTCACCAGGACCTGGCCGATCTGTACCGCGTCGACCCGTACATAGGGCATGTCCGGTTCGATGTCCAGGTGTAACTCGATGTCGTTGTCCCGGGCATCCGCCTCGATCAGCATCGAGACTTCCTGAAGCAAGGCAAAAAACTTGCACTCGGTGCACATTTCGCCGTCATCCTGCAAAAAAGCGCGCAGGTGGCTAACCACGTCACTGGCGAACTCTGCGGCTTCTCGGGCCTGAGTCACGGCCTCGATAAACTCGGGTGTGGGCGCAGAGTCGGGGCGTAACAGCCGCAACGCTGCTTCACAATTGAGCACCACGGTGCCCAGCGGCTGATTCAGTTCGTGCGCCAGGCTGGAAGCCAACTCACCGGCCGTGTTCAGTCGGGCGAGCCGCGAGAGCTGGGATTGCATCCTGCGCATTTTTTGCGCGGACTCCTGCTCACCTGACACGTCCACCATGACCGTGCGAAAGCACTCGGTGTGCGCCGAGGTGTTGGGGTCGCTGTCACTTTTGAGCCAAAGCGTCGCCACCCGGCCATGACGGTTCTTGACCCGCAGCTTCTGGCTGACACAACTTCCCACGCTGCCCAGTTTGGTCAAGTGCGCATGAAACTGGTGCTTATCGGCGCTGACCACCCAGCGGGCGAACGATTCCCCGGTCAGCCATGCGGCATCCCAGCCCAGTAGCGCTGCGCCGGTGTGGTTGATTTTGCAGATGCAGCCCGAGGCATCGAGCAACACGTAGCCAATGGGCGCGTGCTCGAACAAGTCCTGATAATCAAAGGTTCGAGGAGGCGGTTTGTTCTGCATGTCGGGGTCGGCCGGTGCGTCGGAGGATTCTGGATGCGGAGTCCGTCGCCGTTCAGTTGCCTATTGCAGTGTAGACGCGCATGGCCGGTGGCTCAGCTAGCCTGCTAAGGGCCTTGTTTTGATTGAGGGCGACACCATGCGCTGGTCACGGCACTTTCTGGGCCTGCCTCTGCACCCGATGCTGGTGCATTTTCCGCTGGTGCTGTGGCTCTGCGTCCCGGTGCTTGACGGGTTGGCGCTGTGGCATCCGGCGTCCATCTGGTGGGAACTGGCGTTGGCGGCCACCGCCATCGGGGTGGTGGCCGGTGTGTTTGCACTGATTACCGGGCTGATGGAATACATCCATTTGTCCGAAACCGGTAGCAATGACGTCAGGCTCGCCGCCCGACATGGGGTACGGACGACACTGGTCTGGTGCGTGATGGCCGTGAAATGGCTGGTCGCAAGCCTCGCCGAAACCGGGCCGGGCTTGATACTGGTGTGTTGGCTGATCGACGCATTGGCGTGTGGCTTATTACTTCAAGGCGCGTTTTTCGGCACCAAAATAACGTATGACGGGTACCGGTCATGACGAGCCGAGCCGTTGGTCGGTTCATTCGGGATGTCTGTCGAATTGACGCTGTGCGGGTCGACTAATCGGTAAATCCCCCGTCACCCCTGAAGCAACTCAAGCAGGAGAGTAACCATGTCCTATGTCGATGGCTTTGTGGCTGCTGTTCCCACTGCCAACCGCGAACAGTTCAAACGACACGCCGAGTTCATGGCGGCTATTTTCAAGGAAAACGGTGCGCTGAGCATCACCGAATGCTGGGGCGACGATGTGCCCGAAGGCAAGGTGACGTCGTTCCCGCTGGCCGTGAAACTCAAGGAAGACGAAACCGTGGTCTTTTCATGGATC
Proteins encoded in this region:
- the hypF gene encoding carbamoyltransferase HypF codes for the protein MTRTSEQLGQVSRNAPGGSGSGETIRVRGLVQGVGFRPTVWRLARDGGLSGDVCNDAEGVLIHLWGEPSAREQFVQRLYAQAPPLSRIDALERSPLSGGPSVNDFLILKSVAGQVHTAIVADAATCSACLSEVLDPDNRRYRYAFTNCTHCGPRMSIVRAIPYDRGNTSMVAFVQCPACLAEYQDPSDRRFHAQPNACPVCGPHLWLEAVAGSAVDCSGEPLEATRRLICNGHIVAIKGIGGMHLACDASNAQALARLRQRKHREHKPFALMARDLQMIRRFCTLNPAQITLLQSSAAPIVLLPCDGPESLPNGVAPGQSCYGFMLPYSPLHHLLMAGLEEPIVLTSGNRSDEPQCTGNDEARKRLGDIADALLLHDRDIVNRLDDSVARLVADSPALLRRARGYAPTPLRLPTGFRQAPAVLALGGELKNSFCLIKDGQAILSQHVGNLANARANKAYRQTLALYLQLFEHRPRVLAIDRHPEYLSSKLGHDWAEAEGLQLVEVQHHHAHIAACLADNNVDLDTPPVLGIALDGSGYGDDGSLWGGEFLFTDYRGYQRLASFASVAMPGGELAIEHPWRMAYAHLRRTSNWSTLMGDFGDLPYLRTLADKPLATLDGMLATGFNSPPSSSCGRLFDAVSAVIGLCQTISYEGQAAIELEAAVDLSALVDTWGYPFAIESGQGLPRLEPRPMWAALLNDLRAGVSPGVIAARFHVGLAQALVRMVEHLTEQHGDRWSGRIALSGGVFQNALLSGALIRSLESRGFQVLRHGRVPANDGGLSLGQAAVAAAQTRAAQEDRPPCV
- a CDS encoding hydrogenase maturation protease, which codes for MKILVAGIGNIFMGDDGFGCEVARQLSHLTLPAGVDVVDFGIRGLDLGYALMDGFDAVILVDTVDRGEVPGTVYVIEPELPGPGGPDPGEALLSPHGMDPASVLRFIATLGPQRPRVLMVCCQPAYLGGDHGYMGLSDAVTHATEQAVAEVLGLLKEFQV
- a CDS encoding DUF6084 family protein, with product MPELNFTVLGAAPDAYTAAPTLNLALRIHQRGRPVPIQSVALQCQIRIETTRRHYAPAEQARLSDLFGEPSRWSQTLRSLLWTHATVVVPGFSGDCTEVNLPIPCSFDFNLAATKYFHGLEQGVVPLVLLYSGSVFYRDDDGALAMDLISWSEEARYALPVQVWKDLMDLYYPNQSWLCVNRQVFDALYEYKRRHGHPGFDEALLGLLADLKRAAS
- a CDS encoding DUF5947 family protein, with product MTDATLEPPEDWVAALKGFLGIERKPVEHCELCYAEIGHEHDHLIEPDTRRLLCACQACALLFDSPEARRYRRVPHGVTRLNGFQLSDAQWDDLLIPINLAFFVHSSPQSRVLALYPGPAGATESKLALQHWADLATANPVLHELQPDVEALLVNRMGDAREYYRIPIDRCYELVGLIRSHWHGLSGGQESHAVQSRFFEQLRAETHAGGHVDA
- a CDS encoding nickel-dependent hydrogenase large subunit, which gives rise to MAITEHDAVTQPGDATDKKPAKLVAMNWDPITRIVGSLGIYTKIDFENREVAECHSTSSIFRGYSVFMKGKDPRDAHFITSRICGICGDNHCVCSVYAQNMAYGIRPPAIAEWIINLGEAAEYMFDHNIFQDNLLMVDFCAKMVQETNPGVWQQAQQTPAPNADKHGYKTIADIMTALNPFEGEFYRETLMVSRYTREMICLMEGRHVHPSTIYPGGVGTVPTVQLFTDYLTRLMKYCEFMKRCLPLHDDIFDFFYEALPGYEEVGRRRILLGCWGSFNNPVHCDYQYHHMTEWGRAMFVTPGVVVDGVLVTTDLVEINLQMRILLGSSYYESWEKREKLVEKDPLGNVVDINHPWNQTTVPRPQKRDFDDKYSWVMSPRWLDKRTGEHLALDTGGGALARLWATALAGLVDIGYIKATGTSVKMYLPQTALKPEVEFEWHIPKWSNAIERDRARTYFQVYAACCALHFVEKALAELQAGHTKTWTEFTVPNEAIGCGFHEAVRGVLSHHLVIRNGKIANYHPYPPTPWNASPRDVYGTPGPYEDAVQNTPIFEENGPDTFKGIDIMRAVRSFDPCLPCGVHMYLGNGKTLKVVHAPSNGGLGQPLETDDEGSTS
- a CDS encoding response regulator — protein: MTTDPVIHVVDDDRLFLAALERTLKASGLGVRTYTCANTFLDGFDPQQPGCLITDLRMPGTTGLELQQKLKALHARLPIIFISGHANARTAVAALKCGAVDFLEKPFSEKELLASVQLALEKDLDDRRLAREQALVQQRFRNLSPREQQVFALVVSDLPNKRIARELMISPRTVEHHREHLMLKMQARSTAELITMAVLCGIHQLHL
- a CDS encoding ATP-binding protein, with amino-acid sequence MQNKPPPRTFDYQDLFEHAPIGYVLLDASGCICKINHTGAALLGWDAAWLTGESFARWVVSADKHQFHAHLTKLGSVGSCVSQKLRVKNRHGRVATLWLKSDSDPNTSAHTECFRTVMVDVSGEQESAQKMRRMQSQLSRLARLNTAGELASSLAHELNQPLGTVVLNCEAALRLLRPDSAPTPEFIEAVTQAREAAEFASDVVSHLRAFLQDDGEMCTECKFFALLQEVSMLIEADARDNDIELHLDIEPDMPYVRVDAVQIGQVLVNLAHNSIEAMRENGGVRNRLMIKAREQPSGQIQVSVADTGPGLDPRQIERMFNPFYTTKRRGMGLGLSISRTIIETHGGKLWADARSTHGATVHFTLPTLHGNGHDD
- a CDS encoding DUF2231 domain-containing protein, whose translation is MRWSRHFLGLPLHPMLVHFPLVLWLCVPVLDGLALWHPASIWWELALAATAIGVVAGVFALITGLMEYIHLSETGSNDVRLAARHGVRTTLVWCVMAVKWLVASLAETGPGLILVCWLIDALACGLLLQGAFFGTKITYDGYRS
- a CDS encoding DUF1428 domain-containing protein; this translates as MSYVDGFVAAVPTANREQFKRHAEFMAAIFKENGALSITECWGDDVPEGKVTSFPLAVKLKEDETVVFSWIIWPDRQTRDVGMGKFMSDPRVQSEGNAMPFDGQRMIFGGFETIVNL